A single genomic interval of Seriola aureovittata isolate HTS-2021-v1 ecotype China chromosome 10, ASM2101889v1, whole genome shotgun sequence harbors:
- the LOC130175706 gene encoding gamma-crystallin M3-like isoform X2: protein MTSSSMNMSRIIFYEDRNFQGRSYECSSDCADMSSYLNRCHSCRVERGCFMVYDRTNFMGNQYFLRRGEYADYMSMMGMNDCIKSCRMIPMYRGSYRMRIYERENFGGQMSELMDDCDNVMDRYRMSNCMSCHVMDGHWLMYEQPHYRGRMMYMRPGEYRSFMNMGMGNMKFMSMKRIMDSHY from the exons ATGACTTCCAGCAGCATGAACATGAGCAGG aTCATCTTCTACGAGGACAGGAACTTCCAGGGCCGCTCCTATGAGTGCAGCAGCGACTGTGCCGACATGTCCTCCTACCTGAACAGGTGTCACTCCTGCAGGGTGGAGAGAGGCTGCTTCATGGTGTACGACCGCACCAACTTCATGGGCAACCAGTACTTCCTGAGGAGGGGCGAGTACGCGGACTACATGAGCATGATGGGGATGAACGACTGCATCAAGTCCTGCCGCATGATCCCCATG TACCGTGGCTCATACAGAATGAGGATCTATGAGAGGGAGAACTTTGGAGGCCAGATGTCCGAGCTGATGGACGACTGTGACAATGTCATGGATCGTTACCGCATGTCCAACTGCATGTCTTGCCACGTGATGGACGGACACTGGCTGATGTATGAGCAGCCCCACTACAGAGGCAGGATGATGTACATGAGGCCTGGAGAGTACAGGAGCTTCATGAACATGGGCATGGGCAACATGAAGTTCATGAGCATGAAGCGCATCATGGACTCTCACTATTAG